A genomic segment from Sciurus carolinensis chromosome 1, mSciCar1.2, whole genome shotgun sequence encodes:
- the Gpatch3 gene encoding LOW QUALITY PROTEIN: G patch domain-containing protein 3 (The sequence of the model RefSeq protein was modified relative to this genomic sequence to represent the inferred CDS: inserted 1 base in 1 codon) codes for MALPGEAEEEAAVYLVVSGIPSGLRSAQLRSYFSQFREQPGDGFLCFHYRHRPERAPPQVTSDSVLSSADPVAEGQVLAQTAATDARTLSTRNSAPTQTRTCCCVISVRGLAKAQRFLHMYSGRRWLDSQGTWLPGRCLIHRLRLPTEASGLGSFPFKTRKELQNRKAKNEVFTLADLRQLPELNPPVLMPNGNVGTPLRVFLELIRACRLPPRIITQLQLQFPKTGSSRRYGNVPFEYEDSETVEQEEHVYTAEGEEIPQGTCLADVPAGSYEELEDKXEKEEEEESHSDDDDDRGEEWERHEALHEDVTRQERTTERLFEEEIELKWEKGGSGLVFYTDAQFWQEEEGDFDEQTADDWDVDMSVYYDRDGGDKDARDSVQMRLEQRLRDGQEHGSVTEHQVGTFERHTKGIGRRVMERQGWAEGQGLGSRCSGVPEALDGDGQHPRCKHGLGYHGEKLQPFGQQKRPRRTGLGLISTIYDEPLPQDQRESLLRRQPPTSMKFRTDMAFVKGSTCALESSSEPK; via the exons ATGGCGTTGCCCGGAGAGGCGGAGGAAGAGGCGGCAGTTTACCTGGTAGTGAGCGGTATCCCCTCTGGGCTACGCTCGGCCCAGCTACGGAGCTATTTTAGCCAGTTCCGGGAACAGCCGGGCGATGGCTTTCTCTGTTTCCACTACCGGCATCGGCCGGAGCGAGCCCCTCCCCAGGTCACTTCCGACTCTGTCCTCAGTTCTGCGGATCCTGTTGCTGAGGGTCAGGTTCTCGCCCAGACTGCGGCCACCGATGCCCGAACTCTTTCCACTCGGAACTCTGCCCCCACCCAGACCCGCACCTGCTGCTGCGTCATCTCAGTACGGGGGTTGGCTAAAGCCCAGAGGTTTCTTCACATGTACTCAGGACGCCGGTGGCTGGATTCTCAAGGGACTTGGCTTCCGGGTCGCTGTCTCATCCACAGACTTAGGCTACCCACTGAGGCATCAG GTCTGGGCTCTTTTCCATTTAAGACCCGGAAAGAACTACAGAATCGGAAGGCCAAGAATGAAGTCTTCACCCTGGCTGACCTGAGGCAGCTGCCAGAACTGAACCCACCAGTGCTGATGCCTAATGGAAATGTGGGGACTCCCCTACGGGTCTTTTTGGAGTTGATCCGGGCCTGCCGCCTCCCACCCCGAATCATTACCCAACTGCAGCTCCAGTTCCCCAAGACGGGTTCCTCCCGGCGCTACGGCAACGTACCCTTTGAGTACGAGGACTCAGAGACTGTGGAACAAGAAGAGCATGTGTACACAGCTGAGGGTGAGGAAATACCCCAGGGAACCTGCCTGGCAGATGTACCAGCTGGTTCCTATGAAGAGCTGGaggaca aggaaaaggaagaagaagaggagtcTCACTCAGATGAT GATGATGACCGGGGTGAGGAATGGGAACGACACGAAGCACTACATGAAGATGTGACCAGGCAGGAGCGCACTACTGAACGGCTCTTTGAGGAGGAGATTGAGCTTAAGTGGGAAAAGGGTGGCTCTGGCCTGGTATTCTACACAGATGCCCAGTTCtggcaggaggaagaaggag ACTTTGATGAACAGACAGCTGATGACTGGGATGTGGACATGAGTGTGTACTATGACAGAG ATGGTGGAGACAAGGATGCCCGAGACTCTGTGCAAATGCGTCTAGAACAGAGACTCCGAGATGGCCAGGAACATGGCTCTGTGACTGAACACCAGGTCGGCACCTTTGAGCGCCACACCAAG GGCATTGGCCGGAGGGTGATGGAGCggcagggctgggcagagggCCAGGGCCTGGGCAGCAGATGCTCGGGGGTACCTGAGGCCTTGGATGGTGATGGCCAGCATCCCAGATGCAAGCATGGATTGGG GTACCATGGAGAGAAGCTACAGCCATTCGGACAACAGAAGAGACCCCGTAGAACTGGCTTGGGACTCATCTCCACCATATATGATGAGCCTCTACCCCAGGACCAGAGGGAATCACTGCTCCGACGTCAGCCACCCACCAGCATGAAGTTTCGGACAGACATGGCCTTTGTGAAGGGTTCCACCTGTGCCTTGGAGAGCTCCTCAGAGCCTAAGTGA